A stretch of the Lolium perenne isolate Kyuss_39 chromosome 3, Kyuss_2.0, whole genome shotgun sequence genome encodes the following:
- the LOC127341920 gene encoding protein DJ-1 homolog B isoform X2, with amino-acid sequence MQVLVPIVAGTEPVEASVPIDILRRAGADVTVASAGDALLVEIMYGVKIIADALVADCSAASYDLIVLPGGVPGAANLGACAALEGIVLRHAQKGGLYAAICAAPPLALARWGLLNGHKATAHPLFVEYFPPEVTAVDATVVVDGRVVTSRGPATSTEFALALVEQLHGKEKVEQITKAMLVRYEAGYSMKELNSVQWQCSGTPKVLLPLANGSEEMEAITIIDALRRANASVVVASVEDGLEIAALHGMRIVADVMLDDAAADQSQTQFDLIIVPGGMPGAETLGGSAKLVTLLKKQAEANRPYGAMGAATAHVLQPHGLLTGRKATTCTSMTGLLADASECENRVVVVVDGNVITSRGAGTAMEYALAVVEKLLGRDEARQLADDLLFSA; translated from the exons ATGCAGGTGCTGGTGCCGATCGTGGCCGGCACGGAGCCGGTCGAGGCGTCCGTCCCCATCGACATCCTCCGCCGCGCCGGCGCCGACGTCACGGTCGCCTCCGCTGGCGACGCCCTTCTCGTGGAGATCATGTATGGCGTGAAGATCATTGCCGACGCGCTCGTCGCCGACTGTTCTGCCGCTTCCTACGACCTGATCGTCCTCCCC GGAGGCGTCCCCGGCGCGGCGAACCTCGGCGCCTGCGCGGCGCTGGAGGGCATAGTGCTGAGGCACGCGCAGAAGGGAGGGCTCTACGCCGCCATCTGCGCCGCGCCGCCGCTGGCGCTGGCGCGCTGGGGCCTACTCAATGGCCACAAG GCGACTGCTCATCCACTGTTCGTGGAATACTTCCCTCCCGAGGTGACCGCCGTGGACGCGACCGTGGTGGTGGACGGCAGGGTCGTCACGAGCCGCGGTCCGGCGACATCGACGGAGTTTGCGCTGGCTTTGGTCGAACAGCTCCATGGGAAGGAGAAGGTCGAGCAGATCACAAAAGCAATG CTTGTGAGATACGAAGCTGGGTATAGCATGAAAGAACTCAACTCAGTCCAGTGGCAGTGCAGCGGCACACCCAAG GTTCTTCTCCCACTAGCCAACGGCAGCGAGGAGATGGAGGCGATAACGATCATCGACGCCCTGCGCAGAGCCAACGCGAGCGTCGTCGTCGCGTCCGTCGAGGACGGCCTCGAGATCGCCGCGCTCCATGGGATGAGAATCGTGGCCGACGTGATGCTggacgacgccgccgccgatcagagTCAGACGCAGTTCGACCTGATCATCGTGCCG GGCGGCATGCCGGGCGCGGAAACGCTGGGTGGCAGTGCGAAGCTGGTCACCCTGCTGAAGAAGCAGGCAGAGGCGAACAGGCCTTACGGCGCGATGGGCGCCGCCACGGCTCATGTGCTCCAGCCCCACGGCCTGCTCACG GGTAGGAAGGCGACGACGTGCACCTCCATGACCGGACTACTGGCGGACGCTAGCGAGTGCGAGAACAGGGTGGTGGTTGTGGTTGACGGGAACGTGATCACGAGCAGGGGCGCCGGGACCGCCATGGAGTACGCCCTGGCCGTGGTCGAGAAGCTGCTCGGCCGCGACGAGGCGCGGCAACTGGCGGATGACCTGCTCTTCTCCGCCTGA
- the LOC127341920 gene encoding protein DJ-1 homolog A isoform X1, producing the protein MHRSQIFMEILISLLLTPTPVLHQHATSPSTPRQLTMATSHSPKKKVLVPIVAGTEPVEASVPIDILRRAGADVTVASAGDALLVEIMYGVKIIADALVADCSAASYDLIVLPGGVPGAANLGACAALEGIVLRHAQKGGLYAAICAAPPLALARWGLLNGHKATAHPLFVEYFPPEVTAVDATVVVDGRVVTSRGPATSTEFALALVEQLHGKEKVEQITKAMLVRYEAGYSMKELNSVQWQCSGTPKVLLPLANGSEEMEAITIIDALRRANASVVVASVEDGLEIAALHGMRIVADVMLDDAAADQSQTQFDLIIVPGGMPGAETLGGSAKLVTLLKKQAEANRPYGAMGAATAHVLQPHGLLTGRKATTCTSMTGLLADASECENRVVVVVDGNVITSRGAGTAMEYALAVVEKLLGRDEARQLADDLLFSA; encoded by the exons ATGCACCGTTCCCAGATATTTATGGAGATCTTGATCAGCCTCTTGCTCACCCCCACACCGGTACTACATCAGCACGCCacctctccatcaacaccacggcAGCTCACCATGGCCACGTCTCATTCCCCTAAGAAGAAG GTGCTGGTGCCGATCGTGGCCGGCACGGAGCCGGTCGAGGCGTCCGTCCCCATCGACATCCTCCGCCGCGCCGGCGCCGACGTCACGGTCGCCTCCGCTGGCGACGCCCTTCTCGTGGAGATCATGTATGGCGTGAAGATCATTGCCGACGCGCTCGTCGCCGACTGTTCTGCCGCTTCCTACGACCTGATCGTCCTCCCC GGAGGCGTCCCCGGCGCGGCGAACCTCGGCGCCTGCGCGGCGCTGGAGGGCATAGTGCTGAGGCACGCGCAGAAGGGAGGGCTCTACGCCGCCATCTGCGCCGCGCCGCCGCTGGCGCTGGCGCGCTGGGGCCTACTCAATGGCCACAAG GCGACTGCTCATCCACTGTTCGTGGAATACTTCCCTCCCGAGGTGACCGCCGTGGACGCGACCGTGGTGGTGGACGGCAGGGTCGTCACGAGCCGCGGTCCGGCGACATCGACGGAGTTTGCGCTGGCTTTGGTCGAACAGCTCCATGGGAAGGAGAAGGTCGAGCAGATCACAAAAGCAATG CTTGTGAGATACGAAGCTGGGTATAGCATGAAAGAACTCAACTCAGTCCAGTGGCAGTGCAGCGGCACACCCAAG GTTCTTCTCCCACTAGCCAACGGCAGCGAGGAGATGGAGGCGATAACGATCATCGACGCCCTGCGCAGAGCCAACGCGAGCGTCGTCGTCGCGTCCGTCGAGGACGGCCTCGAGATCGCCGCGCTCCATGGGATGAGAATCGTGGCCGACGTGATGCTggacgacgccgccgccgatcagagTCAGACGCAGTTCGACCTGATCATCGTGCCG GGCGGCATGCCGGGCGCGGAAACGCTGGGTGGCAGTGCGAAGCTGGTCACCCTGCTGAAGAAGCAGGCAGAGGCGAACAGGCCTTACGGCGCGATGGGCGCCGCCACGGCTCATGTGCTCCAGCCCCACGGCCTGCTCACG GGTAGGAAGGCGACGACGTGCACCTCCATGACCGGACTACTGGCGGACGCTAGCGAGTGCGAGAACAGGGTGGTGGTTGTGGTTGACGGGAACGTGATCACGAGCAGGGGCGCCGGGACCGCCATGGAGTACGCCCTGGCCGTGGTCGAGAAGCTGCTCGGCCGCGACGAGGCGCGGCAACTGGCGGATGACCTGCTCTTCTCCGCCTGA